A single window of Meiothermus sp. DNA harbors:
- a CDS encoding YceI family protein, producing the protein MKKSGMAVLGFSLLTALFVLAAPTSYNVSGKVVYDAKGPTGRFKGSNESVSGNFSLEGNKLSGKICVDLSKWASGEPVRDTHTRGMFEVDKYPQACMDLSSVEGNIASGNATLVGSLNIHGKDQALKVPVTIKMNGNKMLVEGQFETKVTDWGMKRPSLLGITVDDLVKVAFSAEASPQ; encoded by the coding sequence ATGAAGAAAAGTGGTATGGCAGTTTTGGGTTTCTCGTTACTGACAGCTTTGTTTGTGCTGGCGGCGCCCACCAGTTACAACGTGAGCGGCAAAGTTGTCTACGATGCCAAGGGCCCCACCGGGCGCTTCAAAGGCAGCAACGAGTCGGTCAGCGGCAACTTTAGCCTCGAGGGCAACAAGCTGAGCGGAAAAATCTGTGTGGACTTGAGCAAATGGGCTTCCGGTGAACCCGTGCGCGATACCCATACCCGGGGGATGTTTGAGGTGGATAAGTACCCCCAGGCCTGTATGGATTTGTCCAGCGTGGAGGGCAACATCGCCAGCGGCAACGCTACGTTAGTCGGAAGCCTCAACATCCACGGCAAAGACCAGGCGCTTAAGGTTCCCGTGACCATCAAGATGAACGGCAACAAAATGCTGGTCGAGGGCCAGTTCGAGACCAAAGTCACCGACTGGGGCATGAAGCGGCCCAGCTTGCTGGGTATCACCGTGGATGACCTGGTCAAGGTGGCCTTCTCTGCAGAGGCCAGCCCGCAATGA
- a CDS encoding cytochrome c3 family protein yields the protein MKPALLHLGGLIGLALLGWAALAEGYKQLAWVKVEEKGGLVLSNGAKAPVGAKPGQFVALKNGGAKLLAQWRSPQDIEVAWASKGVGRVVFSHERHFSAIGVKQCETCHAEEKGLGKNTTWPSLVTGLEAEPHKPQSLGRFCATCHDGKTTAASLPEAKPPVPLKIFSAMGKGGASCDRCHAPASHGTDFTPIHGEFAEDGANCSSCHRGGAQISPRDLGQAMAYIKAQLKLVKDSEDTASFQKTLPNNFCAYCHAADRELWQEKN from the coding sequence ATGAAACCGGCTTTGCTTCACCTGGGTGGCCTGATTGGGCTGGCGTTGTTGGGCTGGGCGGCCCTAGCCGAAGGCTATAAACAACTAGCCTGGGTTAAGGTTGAGGAGAAAGGCGGGCTGGTGCTGTCCAATGGAGCCAAAGCCCCCGTGGGGGCCAAGCCCGGCCAGTTCGTGGCCCTTAAGAATGGTGGAGCCAAACTCTTAGCACAGTGGCGCTCGCCGCAAGACATCGAAGTTGCCTGGGCGAGCAAGGGGGTGGGGCGGGTGGTCTTTAGCCACGAGCGGCATTTCTCGGCGATCGGGGTCAAACAGTGCGAGACCTGCCACGCCGAGGAAAAGGGGTTGGGGAAAAATACCACTTGGCCCAGCTTGGTTACCGGCCTCGAGGCCGAGCCACATAAGCCCCAGTCGCTGGGCCGCTTCTGCGCTACCTGCCACGATGGCAAGACCACCGCCGCCAGCCTGCCCGAAGCCAAGCCCCCAGTTCCACTCAAAATCTTTAGCGCCATGGGCAAGGGCGGGGCAAGCTGCGACCGCTGCCATGCTCCAGCCAGCCACGGCACCGATTTCACCCCCATCCACGGCGAGTTTGCCGAGGACGGGGCGAACTGCTCCAGTTGCCACCGGGGCGGGGCGCAGATCAGCCCGCGGGACTTGGGTCAGGCTATGGCTTATATCAAAGCGCAGCTCAAGCTGGTCAAAGACTCTGAAGACACCGCCTCCTTCCAGAAAACCCTGCCCAACAACTTCTGCGCCTACTGCCACGCCGCCGATCGCGAACTTTGGCAGGAGAAGAACTAG
- the rnr gene encoding ribonuclease R produces the protein MLEEQIYAYLKKHPNKRFSLREVVRGLRLDKDEAKEALDLLVAEGKVLEPRRKLYQLPEAQGRKGLEGHLQAHPAGFAFVIPTSPDLPDLYIPKGHLGGAWHGDRVRAEPRPPGRDGKPWGVVVEVLERATHQVVGRLYFKQGFAWLKPDDARLPALKLKPVGLEGLESGARLVVRVHYPSGKQKEPYGEVSGYLGQGDSPEVETEAIIAKYELRSVFPPEALAEAERVAHLDPKEIARREDFRALRVFTIDGPDAKDFDDAIHIELLPNGNYQVGIHIADVSHYVKEFSPLDHEAYARATSVYLPGRVLPMLPEQLSSGICSLKPYEDRLVLSVLVELTPKGRVKDYRFAEGVIRSVARLTYPEVEAFAVSLASPESSPVPTPPDWSKELKADLAQLLKLTQILKERRLEQGALDFRFTEVKVEVDAEGNLHLIPQREPQARSLIEELMLLANRIVARHLAERQIPALFRVHEDPSQEAFNKLVAALGKLGYSLPGGELSPKALQSILRKAEGRPEEAVVSTLLLRSLRLARYAAENLGHFGLAAEHYLHFTSPIRRYPDLVVHRVLRALLKRRVSEAQKEDWAQRFPKIAQHASERERAAENAERELTKYYQCLWAQRHQGEVYRGMVSGVTGFGVFVSLDNGVEGMIRLGALKDDHYHYHEELLALEGLRTKRRIRIGDEMEVKIEGANPSARQIDFVPTEGFYQNPPHEEPAKKRRKKKKPQAAPQPEASSLPRKVVATEPKSPAPHAKARSRRVVGPPDERKGFSKPVKVKAQKIYFGAWGAESANPDHQTEQKPKAKKKRHRRR, from the coding sequence ATGCTTGAAGAACAGATTTACGCTTACCTAAAAAAGCACCCCAACAAGCGTTTTAGCCTGCGTGAGGTGGTGCGAGGTTTGCGCCTCGACAAAGACGAGGCCAAAGAAGCCCTGGACTTGCTGGTGGCCGAAGGCAAGGTGCTGGAGCCCCGCCGCAAGCTCTACCAGCTCCCTGAGGCCCAGGGGCGTAAGGGCCTCGAGGGCCACCTGCAGGCCCACCCCGCCGGTTTTGCTTTTGTGATTCCTACCAGCCCCGACCTCCCCGATCTTTACATTCCCAAAGGCCACCTGGGGGGGGCCTGGCACGGCGACCGGGTGCGGGCCGAGCCCCGCCCACCGGGCCGCGACGGCAAACCCTGGGGGGTGGTGGTGGAGGTGCTCGAGCGCGCTACCCATCAGGTAGTGGGTCGGCTTTACTTCAAGCAAGGTTTTGCTTGGCTCAAGCCCGACGATGCCCGGTTGCCCGCCCTTAAGTTAAAGCCGGTGGGGCTGGAGGGGCTGGAGAGTGGGGCCCGTTTGGTAGTGCGGGTACACTACCCCAGCGGCAAGCAAAAAGAGCCCTACGGTGAGGTTTCGGGTTATCTGGGCCAGGGGGATAGTCCCGAGGTCGAGACCGAGGCCATCATCGCCAAATATGAGCTCAGGAGCGTATTCCCGCCCGAGGCTTTGGCCGAGGCCGAGCGGGTAGCCCACCTAGATCCCAAAGAAATTGCCCGACGGGAAGACTTTCGGGCCTTGCGGGTCTTTACCATTGACGGGCCCGACGCCAAGGACTTCGACGACGCCATCCATATTGAGCTGCTCCCCAACGGCAACTACCAGGTAGGGATTCACATTGCCGATGTGTCTCACTATGTAAAGGAGTTCTCGCCCCTCGACCACGAAGCCTACGCTCGAGCTACCAGCGTCTACCTGCCAGGGCGGGTGCTGCCCATGCTGCCCGAGCAGCTCTCGAGCGGCATCTGTTCGCTCAAGCCCTACGAAGACCGGCTGGTGTTGTCGGTGCTGGTCGAGCTGACGCCCAAGGGGCGGGTAAAGGACTACCGCTTTGCCGAGGGGGTTATCCGGAGCGTGGCCCGCCTGACCTATCCCGAGGTGGAGGCTTTTGCAGTGTCGCTGGCAAGCCCTGAAAGTTCCCCAGTCCCAACTCCGCCGGACTGGAGCAAGGAACTCAAAGCCGACCTGGCACAACTGCTAAAGCTGACCCAAATTCTCAAAGAACGTCGCCTGGAACAGGGTGCGCTGGATTTCCGCTTTACCGAGGTCAAGGTCGAAGTGGATGCCGAGGGCAATCTGCACCTCATCCCCCAGCGCGAACCCCAGGCCCGTAGCCTGATCGAGGAGCTAATGCTGCTGGCCAACCGGATCGTGGCCCGACACCTGGCCGAGCGGCAGATACCGGCGCTGTTTCGGGTGCACGAAGACCCTAGCCAGGAAGCTTTCAATAAACTAGTGGCTGCGCTGGGCAAGCTGGGCTACAGCCTGCCGGGGGGCGAGCTCAGTCCCAAGGCCTTGCAATCTATCCTGCGTAAGGCCGAAGGCCGCCCCGAGGAGGCGGTGGTCTCTACCCTGCTGCTGCGCTCCTTGCGCCTGGCCCGCTATGCCGCCGAGAACCTGGGACACTTCGGCCTGGCCGCCGAGCACTACCTGCACTTCACCAGCCCCATCCGGCGCTACCCCGACCTGGTAGTTCACCGGGTGCTTCGCGCGCTGCTCAAGCGCCGCGTTAGCGAGGCTCAAAAAGAAGACTGGGCCCAGCGGTTTCCTAAAATTGCCCAGCACGCCTCCGAACGGGAGCGGGCCGCCGAAAACGCCGAACGCGAGCTGACCAAGTACTACCAGTGCCTCTGGGCCCAGCGGCACCAGGGCGAGGTCTACCGCGGGATGGTTTCGGGTGTGACCGGCTTTGGGGTATTTGTCAGCCTGGACAATGGGGTAGAGGGCATGATTCGGCTAGGGGCCCTCAAAGACGACCACTACCACTACCACGAAGAACTGCTGGCCCTGGAAGGTTTGCGCACCAAGCGCCGCATTCGTATAGGAGACGAGATGGAAGTCAAGATTGAAGGAGCCAACCCTTCGGCCCGGCAAATTGATTTTGTGCCCACCGAAGGGTTCTACCAAAACCCACCCCACGAGGAACCGGCCAAGAAGCGCCGCAAGAAGAAAAAACCCCAGGCCGCGCCACAGCCCGAGGCCTCGAGCCTACCCCGCAAGGTGGTGGCCACCGAGCCCAAAAGCCCGGCCCCGCACGCCAAAGCGCGCTCGAGGCGGGTGGTAGGGCCCCCGGACGAGCGCAAGGGGTTCAGCAAACCGGTCAAGGTAAAAGCGCAGAAAATTTACTTCGGCGCCTGGGGTGCAGAATCTGCCAACCCAGACCACCAAACGGAGCAGAAGCCTAAAGCCAAAAAGAAACGTCACAGACGGCGGTGA
- the coaE gene encoding dephospho-CoA kinase (Dephospho-CoA kinase (CoaE) performs the final step in coenzyme A biosynthesis.) produces MQLIGLTGSIGSGKSTVAQRLRELGVRVLDADEYAREAASALRAEICQAFPEVCRDGEIDRAALGRRVFADPEARRRLEALIHPYVRRRMREETQKALSMGAKVVVHDIPLLFETGRQADFAGVLVVAAPTELRKARVMARSGLSEAEFEARDKSQMPQEEKVRRATWVIWNDADLATLQKRVDAWYKEVVG; encoded by the coding sequence ATGCAGTTGATTGGCCTGACCGGAAGCATCGGCAGTGGCAAGAGTACCGTGGCCCAGCGCTTACGAGAACTGGGAGTGCGAGTGCTGGATGCCGACGAATACGCGCGAGAAGCGGCCAGTGCTCTAAGGGCGGAGATTTGCCAAGCTTTTCCGGAGGTTTGTCGAGATGGAGAGATAGACCGGGCGGCCCTGGGCCGGCGGGTGTTTGCCGACCCCGAGGCCCGTAGGCGGCTCGAGGCCCTCATCCATCCCTACGTGCGCCGCCGGATGCGCGAAGAAACCCAGAAGGCCCTCTCGATGGGAGCTAAGGTGGTGGTGCACGACATTCCGCTTTTGTTCGAGACAGGACGCCAAGCAGATTTTGCCGGGGTACTGGTGGTGGCGGCCCCTACCGAACTGCGCAAGGCCCGCGTAATGGCCCGAAGCGGTCTGAGCGAAGCCGAGTTTGAGGCCCGCGACAAAAGCCAGATGCCCCAGGAAGAGAAAGTGCGCCGGGCTACCTGGGTCATCTGGAACGATGCCGACCTAGCCACCCTACAAAAGCGGGTGGATGCTTGGTACAAGGAGGTGGTGGGTTGA
- a CDS encoding HAMP domain-containing sensor histidine kinase, with translation MDFRKRLLLGLMALALSVTGFQAALGYWSFRSSMDRDLQEDIRKYASMITEAINLQTSTPALYPNKLPIAKEYQGRFRLTQGENLIFEAGGRFPQEDSGWVKIKKALPQGYELEVAINQGQHHKALEQYLQTSGVSLLVSLLLAVGLAIVLRSYLLRPMKKLEAATQTLARERFPSLLPVEGQDELARLTESFNEMVERIRLALERERSFTRYASHELRTPLTTLSAYVSGAQQGLVPADEALDVAERNLARIQRTLSGLLELARGPSELSLVVVPDLIQDVLKDYSEAEQARIRLSLENAVIEAPRVALQGAIRNLLENALRYSEGPVCLRLHQGSSLCITVRDYGKGVPEAALNRLSEPFYRLNSDVAGSGLGLAYVRQVAEGLGGGLTLRNHPEGGLEATLVLPGGHRV, from the coding sequence TTGGACTTTCGTAAGCGCCTGCTGCTGGGTTTGATGGCCCTGGCCTTGAGCGTGACTGGGTTTCAGGCGGCCTTGGGTTATTGGAGCTTTAGATCTTCGATGGATCGGGATTTGCAGGAGGACATCCGCAAATATGCCTCGATGATTACGGAGGCCATCAACCTACAAACCTCCACCCCCGCCTTATACCCCAACAAACTGCCCATTGCCAAGGAGTACCAGGGCCGGTTCCGCCTGACCCAGGGAGAGAACCTGATTTTTGAGGCGGGCGGACGTTTCCCCCAGGAAGACTCGGGCTGGGTGAAAATCAAGAAAGCCTTGCCCCAAGGCTACGAGCTAGAGGTTGCCATCAACCAGGGGCAACACCACAAGGCCCTCGAGCAGTACCTGCAAACCAGTGGGGTCTCGCTGCTGGTCAGCCTGCTGTTGGCGGTTGGGCTGGCTATTGTGCTGCGGAGTTACCTGCTCAGGCCGATGAAAAAGCTCGAGGCTGCCACCCAGACCCTGGCCCGCGAGCGCTTCCCCAGCTTGCTGCCGGTGGAGGGTCAGGATGAGCTGGCTCGCCTGACCGAGAGCTTTAATGAGATGGTCGAGCGCATCCGCTTGGCCCTCGAGCGCGAACGCAGTTTTACCCGCTATGCCTCGCACGAGCTGCGTACCCCGCTGACCACCTTGAGCGCTTATGTTTCGGGTGCACAGCAGGGGCTGGTTCCGGCGGACGAAGCCCTGGACGTGGCCGAGCGCAACCTGGCGCGTATCCAGCGAACGCTTTCGGGCTTGCTCGAGCTAGCGCGGGGGCCAAGCGAGCTTTCGCTGGTGGTTGTGCCGGATCTGATTCAAGATGTACTCAAGGATTATTCAGAAGCGGAGCAAGCCCGCATTCGCTTGAGCCTGGAAAATGCCGTGATCGAAGCGCCTCGTGTAGCCCTGCAGGGGGCCATCCGCAACCTGCTGGAAAACGCGCTGCGCTATAGCGAGGGCCCGGTTTGTCTAAGACTCCACCAGGGTTCTTCTTTATGCATCACCGTGCGGGACTATGGCAAGGGGGTTCCTGAGGCCGCCTTGAACCGCCTGAGCGAACCATTCTATAGACTGAATTCGGACGTTGCTGGCAGCGGGCTGGGTCTGGCTTATGTCCGCCAGGTCGCCGAGGGCTTGGGTGGGGGTCTAACGCTTCGCAACCACCCTGAGGGCGGCCTCGAGGCCACTTTGGTATTGCCGGGAGGACACCGTGTTTAG
- a CDS encoding response regulator transcription factor — MRILLVEDETDLARLLTKLLNRERHQVEWARSQLEAYAKLEALEPDLVILDVMLPEGDAAGFSFAEQLRQGGYSGAILFLTARDALEDRVTGLDLGGDDYLIKPFELEELLARVRALLRRGTPTRSNFLDRGSLRVDFTNRKVLWDNREVDLTPKEFALIELLALYPERVYTVDELLTQLFPNAASGHHILRMYVKRLREKMQPEVIKTIPGGYRLGLS; from the coding sequence ATGCGGATTCTTCTGGTCGAGGACGAAACCGATCTGGCTCGGCTGCTGACCAAGCTGCTCAACCGGGAGCGCCACCAGGTAGAGTGGGCCAGGAGCCAGCTCGAGGCCTATGCCAAGCTCGAAGCGCTCGAGCCCGATCTGGTTATTTTGGACGTAATGCTCCCCGAAGGCGACGCTGCGGGTTTTAGCTTCGCCGAACAACTGCGTCAAGGGGGGTATAGTGGGGCGATTCTTTTCCTGACCGCGCGAGATGCCCTGGAAGACCGGGTCACGGGTTTGGATCTAGGGGGTGACGATTACCTGATCAAACCCTTTGAACTGGAAGAGCTACTGGCCAGGGTACGGGCTTTGCTACGTCGGGGTACCCCAACCCGGTCTAATTTTTTGGATCGGGGTAGCCTGCGGGTGGACTTCACCAACCGTAAGGTGCTCTGGGACAACCGCGAAGTAGACCTCACGCCCAAGGAGTTTGCCCTCATCGAACTGCTGGCGTTGTATCCTGAGCGGGTATATACGGTAGATGAACTGCTGACCCAACTGTTCCCCAACGCGGCCTCGGGTCATCACATCCTGCGGATGTACGTCAAGCGCCTGAGGGAAAAAATGCAGCCCGAGGTGATCAAGACCATTCCTGGAGGCTATCGCCTTGGACTTTCGTAA
- a CDS encoding CAP domain-containing protein: MRWLVWTLTALFAACTSSPRVEYTPPGFEATLEAVNQARSIGRNCTSDGSTQWYDAAPALSWNGLLGEVARQRAEYLQQSGVLSHFEGSSTTFAAALRSQQNGYSFKELRENLAQGYSTATDAVNAWLASTQGHCETLMAPNLREMGMVKAGDYWVLVAAEPQ; encoded by the coding sequence ATGCGCTGGCTTGTGTGGACATTGACGGCCCTTTTTGCGGCCTGCACCAGTAGCCCCAGGGTTGAATACACCCCTCCCGGCTTTGAGGCCACGCTCGAGGCCGTCAATCAGGCGCGGAGCATAGGCCGCAACTGCACTTCGGATGGCAGTACACAGTGGTACGATGCGGCTCCTGCGCTAAGCTGGAACGGTTTGCTGGGAGAAGTGGCCCGCCAGCGGGCGGAATACCTCCAGCAAAGCGGCGTGCTTAGCCATTTTGAGGGGTCTAGCACCACCTTTGCCGCCGCCCTTCGCAGTCAGCAAAACGGATACAGCTTCAAGGAGCTGCGGGAGAACCTGGCGCAGGGCTATAGCACTGCAACCGATGCGGTGAACGCCTGGCTCGCCAGCACCCAAGGCCACTGCGAGACTCTGATGGCCCCAAACCTGCGCGAGATGGGCATGGTGAAGGCGGGCGACTACTGGGTGCTGGTGGCCGCCGAGCCACAGTAG
- a CDS encoding ABC transporter substrate-binding protein has translation MKLVHDWLGPLELPDAARRMVSLAPNVTETLFALGLGERVVGRSAFCYRPAATLSLPVVSSYTRLRWDLLDSLKPDLVLISTGVQRDLLQELHGRGYPIFPVPLPHSPYGILENIVLVGALLGVAEQASELAAHLVERYRLLYQSLPPYRVYLEFDLGGPITVGRGSYVGEALQHLGLQNIFAHHPQSYFTPDLAEVQRREPHLVIYEPKPHRSRPYEKARRLLTERNWPYPLVVTGGDELAHYGPGFFGYLEALVAQIRAAGIYG, from the coding sequence TTGAAGCTGGTACACGACTGGCTGGGGCCCTTGGAACTGCCCGATGCTGCCCGGCGTATGGTCTCATTGGCCCCCAACGTGACCGAGACCCTCTTTGCCCTAGGCCTGGGCGAGCGGGTGGTGGGGCGCAGCGCCTTCTGCTACCGTCCGGCGGCTACCCTCTCGCTGCCGGTGGTCTCGAGCTATACCCGTCTGCGGTGGGATTTATTGGATAGCCTGAAGCCTGACCTGGTGCTCATAAGTACCGGAGTGCAGCGCGATTTGCTCCAGGAGCTTCATGGGCGGGGTTATCCCATCTTCCCGGTACCCCTGCCCCACAGCCCCTACGGCATTTTGGAAAACATTGTGCTGGTGGGGGCTTTGCTGGGAGTGGCCGAGCAGGCCAGCGAGCTTGCGGCTCACCTGGTGGAGCGTTACCGGCTGCTCTATCAGAGCCTGCCCCCTTACCGGGTCTACCTCGAGTTCGACCTAGGCGGGCCTATCACGGTGGGGCGGGGTAGCTATGTGGGAGAAGCCTTGCAGCACCTGGGCCTACAGAACATCTTTGCCCACCACCCCCAGAGCTACTTCACCCCCGACCTGGCCGAGGTGCAGCGCCGGGAGCCCCACCTGGTGATCTACGAGCCCAAGCCCCACCGTTCGCGCCCCTACGAGAAAGCCCGGCGCCTCCTGACCGAGCGAAACTGGCCTTACCCCCTGGTGGTCACGGGTGGCGACGAGCTGGCCCACTACGGCCCGGGGTTTTTTGGCTACCTCGAGGCCCTCGTAGCGCAGATTCGAGCTGCTGGGATCTACGGGTAA
- a CDS encoding aspartate aminotransferase family protein, giving the protein MTTFELYERHINPGLAGLLRFTGLDKVESHAEGMYVWDTEGKRYLDFLGLYGTLSLGHCHPKVVEAVKAQLERMPMSVRVLISEPTAKLAARLAEITPGELSMVYFGNSGAEGVEAALKFARFYTRKPGFITTEGGYHGKTMGALSVTPREHYQLPARPLVPGVTVVPYGDADAIAEAIGPDTAAVIVEPIQGEGGIRVPPEGYLREVRRITREKGVLMIADEVQTGLGRTGKLWAVNWEEVEPDILVSAKALGGGVMPISATICRPEILSIYKTEPLIHSTTFGGNPLAAAAALAALEVTLSEGIPSRAAQMGDYLLGQLAELQKAYPEFIQEVRGRGLLVGLEFSDADIGAVVVAELASRGVLTAFGLNNPKVVRLEPPLIVEKHHIDECLGALDGALKATQLAFEGVL; this is encoded by the coding sequence ATGACCACCTTTGAGCTTTACGAGCGACACATCAACCCCGGTCTGGCCGGGCTTTTGCGTTTTACCGGGCTGGACAAAGTGGAGTCCCACGCCGAGGGGATGTATGTTTGGGACACCGAAGGCAAGCGCTACCTGGACTTTTTGGGGCTTTACGGAACCCTTTCCCTGGGGCACTGTCACCCCAAGGTGGTGGAGGCGGTCAAGGCCCAGCTCGAGCGGATGCCCATGTCGGTGCGGGTGCTCATCTCCGAGCCCACTGCCAAGCTGGCAGCCCGCCTGGCCGAGATTACCCCCGGTGAGCTTTCCATGGTGTACTTCGGCAACTCCGGCGCCGAAGGGGTGGAAGCGGCGCTCAAGTTTGCCCGTTTCTATACCCGCAAACCCGGTTTCATCACCACCGAAGGAGGCTACCACGGCAAAACTATGGGCGCCCTCTCGGTGACGCCGCGCGAGCACTACCAGCTTCCGGCCCGACCCTTAGTACCCGGCGTGACGGTGGTGCCGTATGGCGACGCCGATGCCATCGCAGAGGCCATTGGCCCCGATACCGCAGCGGTTATTGTGGAGCCCATCCAGGGCGAAGGCGGTATTCGGGTACCGCCCGAAGGGTATCTGCGTGAGGTGCGCCGCATTACCCGCGAAAAAGGCGTGCTGATGATTGCCGACGAGGTGCAGACCGGCCTAGGCCGTACCGGCAAGCTCTGGGCGGTGAATTGGGAAGAGGTTGAGCCCGACATTTTGGTGAGCGCCAAGGCCCTGGGGGGAGGGGTGATGCCCATCTCGGCGACCATCTGCCGACCGGAAATCCTGAGCATCTACAAGACCGAGCCCCTCATCCACTCCACCACCTTTGGCGGCAATCCGCTGGCGGCGGCGGCGGCCCTGGCTGCCCTCGAGGTCACGCTGTCCGAGGGTATCCCCTCGAGGGCCGCCCAGATGGGCGATTATTTGCTGGGCCAGCTGGCCGAACTGCAAAAAGCCTACCCCGAGTTCATCCAGGAGGTGCGGGGGCGGGGTTTGCTGGTGGGCCTCGAGTTCAGCGACGCCGATATTGGCGCGGTGGTGGTGGCCGAACTGGCTTCTCGGGGGGTGCTGACCGCTTTTGGCCTCAACAACCCCAAGGTGGTGCGCCTGGAGCCGCCCTTGATTGTCGAGAAGCACCACATTGATGAATGCCTGGGAGCCCTGGACGGTGCTTTGAAAGCCACCCAACTGGCTTTCGAGGGGGTATTGTAG
- a CDS encoding Ig-like domain-containing protein, producing the protein MNRRQAIKSLGIGGAALLVSCSSVDQPGTDLVAELSSDTPQATCPGTIVLRIKVKSEYEKENGAAVKVEFYRGDTLLGTKTSPPWTLSIPLTKDNIANYAFDDEDEKEKDEAQKDKKLYKAKVFFGNGTVKITNKVKVKVSRDCGAGGDTTPPTISLSASSTTVSAAGSVSLMATASDNVGIVKVEFYEGNTLLATKTSAPFSHNIAYTGADNGTHTYTAKAYDAAGNTSSSNSVSVVVNIGGGSGDTTPPTISLAASSTNVTAAGSVNLMPTVSDNVGVVKVEFYEDATLLATKTAPPFTHSIAYTGANNGSHSYTAKAYDAAGNSATSNVVVVNVNIGATPTGQKVATLAEFPTVGSFKRLSNVNIGGQPWNIIIIRTANGQPACGGASANGVNLVAYSANCTHKGTLVQNPGVMGTKPGTLYCDNHGAEFDYNNCAYAVVGPNNGAAGSTPALPSFVLTIDASGNVYLPQ; encoded by the coding sequence ATGAACCGTAGACAAGCCATCAAGAGCCTGGGAATAGGAGGGGCTGCGCTGCTGGTAAGCTGTAGCAGCGTTGACCAGCCCGGAACCGATTTAGTGGCAGAACTCAGCAGCGATACCCCACAAGCCACTTGTCCTGGAACCATCGTGTTGCGGATCAAGGTCAAGAGCGAGTATGAAAAAGAGAATGGAGCAGCCGTCAAGGTCGAGTTCTACCGGGGCGATACGCTGTTGGGCACCAAGACCAGCCCTCCCTGGACACTCAGCATTCCCTTGACCAAAGACAACATCGCCAATTACGCCTTTGACGACGAGGACGAAAAAGAAAAGGACGAGGCCCAAAAAGACAAGAAGCTTTATAAGGCCAAGGTCTTCTTCGGCAATGGCACGGTCAAAATCACCAATAAAGTTAAGGTCAAGGTCAGCCGCGACTGTGGAGCCGGCGGCGATACCACCCCGCCTACCATCAGCCTCTCGGCCAGCAGCACCACGGTTTCTGCGGCGGGTTCCGTCAGCTTGATGGCCACCGCCAGCGACAACGTAGGGATTGTCAAGGTCGAGTTCTACGAAGGCAACACCTTGCTGGCGACCAAGACCTCGGCTCCTTTTAGCCACAACATCGCCTATACCGGCGCCGACAACGGCACCCATACCTACACCGCCAAAGCCTATGATGCGGCGGGAAACACGTCTAGCAGCAACAGCGTCAGCGTAGTGGTGAATATAGGCGGTGGGAGCGGCGATACCACCCCACCCACCATCAGCCTTGCTGCCAGCAGCACCAACGTCACCGCAGCGGGCTCGGTCAACCTGATGCCCACAGTGAGCGACAATGTGGGTGTCGTCAAGGTTGAGTTCTACGAGGACGCTACCTTGTTAGCCACCAAAACCGCCCCGCCCTTTACCCATAGCATTGCCTATACCGGCGCCAATAATGGCAGCCACAGCTATACCGCTAAAGCCTACGATGCTGCCGGTAATAGCGCTACCAGCAACGTGGTCGTGGTAAATGTCAACATTGGGGCAACTCCTACCGGACAAAAGGTGGCAACGCTGGCCGAGTTTCCTACGGTGGGTTCGTTCAAGCGTCTTTCCAACGTAAACATTGGGGGCCAGCCTTGGAATATCATTATCATCCGCACCGCCAACGGTCAGCCCGCCTGTGGTGGAGCCAGCGCCAATGGGGTAAACCTGGTGGCCTATAGCGCCAACTGCACCCACAAAGGCACCCTGGTACAAAACCCTGGGGTGATGGGTACCAAACCCGGAACGCTCTACTGCGACAACCACGGGGCCGAGTTCGACTACAACAACTGTGCCTACGCGGTGGTCGGCCCCAATAATGGCGCGGCTGGGTCAACACCTGCGCTACCCTCGTTTGTTCTGACCATCGATGCCAGTGGAAACGTGTACCTGCCTCAATGA